In one window of Tellurirhabdus rosea DNA:
- a CDS encoding sulfatase family protein, whose protein sequence is MRLLLLFLFALATTALIPRKPAPPKPKNIIFILADDHRYDFMGFTGKVAGLQTPNLDRLAREGAHVQNAFVSTALCSPSRASILTGQYAHTHKVVDNFAPLPKNLIFFPQLLQKAGYQTAFLGKWHMGNTDDAPQPGFNYWLSFQGQGVYYNPTFNINGKRVAHGDSSYTTELLTDYAVKWLDGLDRNKPFMLYLSHKAVHAEFQPARKDKGRYAAMPINYPASFYLTATDTSKRWGPNPLASPETGLKANLKDMPNWVKKQRYSWHGVDYMYHGQIGFNDFYHQYAETLLGVDNSVGRVLKWLDDHGLAETTMVVYMGDNGFSFGERGLIDKRHMYEESMRVPLLVRCPAVVRPGTKVAQVIQNVDIAPTFLAYAGQARQPRMQGESFLPLLQGKAVPWKDRAFYEYYWEIDFPQTPTMFGVRTDRYKYIFNYGVWDANELYDLQEDPGEVNNLIRSPQHQQVAQQLRGQVFDWLESTGGMQIPLNRVRQKRNDHIYRGTY, encoded by the coding sequence ATGCGATTGCTTCTCCTCTTCCTGTTCGCGCTTGCCACCACCGCGCTTATTCCCCGGAAACCCGCTCCGCCGAAGCCCAAAAACATCATTTTCATTCTGGCCGACGACCACCGCTACGACTTCATGGGCTTTACCGGGAAAGTAGCCGGACTCCAGACGCCGAACCTCGACCGGCTGGCCCGCGAAGGGGCCCACGTCCAAAACGCCTTCGTCTCCACGGCCCTCTGTTCGCCGAGCCGGGCCAGCATCCTGACTGGGCAGTACGCCCACACGCACAAGGTGGTGGACAATTTCGCTCCCCTGCCGAAGAACCTCATCTTTTTCCCGCAATTGCTGCAAAAAGCCGGTTATCAGACCGCTTTTCTCGGAAAATGGCATATGGGAAACACCGACGACGCGCCGCAGCCGGGCTTTAACTACTGGCTCAGTTTTCAGGGGCAGGGCGTGTATTACAATCCGACCTTTAACATCAACGGCAAACGCGTGGCGCATGGCGACAGCAGCTACACCACCGAACTGCTGACCGATTATGCCGTTAAATGGCTGGATGGGCTGGACCGTAACAAGCCGTTCATGCTGTATCTGTCGCACAAGGCGGTGCATGCCGAGTTTCAGCCCGCCCGGAAGGACAAAGGCCGCTACGCCGCCATGCCGATCAACTACCCGGCCTCGTTTTACCTGACCGCCACCGACACCAGCAAACGCTGGGGGCCGAACCCGCTGGCGAGTCCCGAAACGGGCCTGAAGGCGAACCTGAAGGACATGCCGAACTGGGTCAAAAAGCAGCGCTACAGTTGGCATGGCGTCGATTATATGTACCACGGACAGATCGGTTTCAACGATTTTTACCACCAGTACGCCGAAACACTGCTGGGCGTAGACAACAGCGTGGGGCGCGTCCTGAAATGGCTCGACGACCACGGACTGGCCGAAACCACGATGGTCGTCTATATGGGCGACAACGGATTCAGCTTCGGCGAACGGGGGCTGATCGACAAGCGGCACATGTACGAGGAATCGATGCGGGTGCCGCTGCTGGTGCGTTGTCCGGCCGTGGTCCGGCCGGGGACGAAGGTGGCGCAGGTCATCCAGAACGTGGATATCGCCCCGACGTTTCTGGCCTATGCCGGACAGGCCCGACAGCCCCGGATGCAGGGCGAATCGTTTCTGCCGCTGTTGCAGGGCAAGGCCGTTCCGTGGAAAGACCGGGCCTTTTACGAATATTATTGGGAGATCGACTTTCCGCAGACCCCGACCATGTTCGGCGTCCGCACCGACCGCTACAAGTACATCTTCAATTACGGGGTCTGGGACGCCAACGAACTCTATGATCTGCAGGAAGACCCGGGCGAGGTTAACAACCTGATTCGCAGTCCACAGCATCAGCAAGTCGCCCAGCAACTCCGCGGCCAGGTGTTCGACTGGCTCGAATCGACCGGCGGCATGCAGATTCCGCTGAACCGCGTCCGGCAGAAACGCAACGACCATATTTACCGGGGAACGTACTAA
- a CDS encoding META domain-containing protein yields MRTTVWLWVLICSQVLFFSCSRKNRRDRSAERAEKADAKSEKNSRGIDFTAVGAQNAWALAIDFSGDMEFRPVGSSVVKTITPKPQRTTKGRGVLFDARQGTRPLRVGIEPTVYRDKASGQEYAYTVWVESGGKRYTGGGGFLYGALRLSDTWVLETFRGQRMRPEQFAGRMPRLELDVKGNNLRGFSGCNEIRGKVKAEGDRIELEPNPATKKYCASSFEESFLRSLRGVTLYRVSRNRLTLLSNGKYVMTFRKEGGEEEDTRRAAR; encoded by the coding sequence ATGAGAACGACGGTATGGCTGTGGGTGTTGATTTGCTCCCAGGTTCTATTTTTCAGTTGCAGCCGGAAAAATCGCCGCGACCGTTCGGCTGAGCGGGCGGAAAAAGCCGATGCAAAAAGTGAGAAGAACAGCCGGGGCATTGATTTCACGGCTGTGGGTGCCCAGAATGCCTGGGCGCTGGCAATTGACTTTTCGGGAGACATGGAGTTCCGGCCGGTAGGCAGTTCGGTGGTCAAAACCATCACGCCGAAACCCCAGCGGACCACCAAAGGTCGGGGCGTCCTGTTCGACGCCCGGCAGGGAACCCGGCCGCTGCGCGTTGGCATCGAGCCGACGGTTTACCGCGACAAGGCCTCGGGGCAGGAGTACGCCTACACGGTCTGGGTAGAATCGGGCGGCAAGCGTTACACGGGCGGCGGCGGATTTCTGTACGGTGCCCTGCGGCTGAGCGATACCTGGGTTCTGGAAACGTTCCGCGGCCAGCGGATGCGCCCCGAACAGTTTGCCGGACGAATGCCGCGGCTCGAACTGGACGTGAAAGGCAACAACCTGCGCGGTTTTTCGGGCTGCAACGAAATTCGCGGCAAAGTCAAAGCGGAGGGCGACCGCATCGAACTGGAGCCGAATCCGGCCACGAAAAAATACTGCGCCTCCAGCTTTGAAGAGAGTTTTCTGCGCTCGCTGCGGGGCGTGACGCTCTACCGGGTCAGCCGCAACCGCCTGACGCTGCTCTCCAACGGCAAATACGTGATGACGTTCCGGAAAGAAGGCGGCGAGGAGGAAGACACCCGGCGCGCCGCCCGCTAA
- a CDS encoding McrC family protein: MTSLFVVSEHSRLYRAADFPGAECTPTDAYLPDAAFTALKQFIAGADADFALSFGWQRGREVIRTRNYVGLLETRDGTQLEILPKGGGQTPEVLIRMLRCLPDAPFRHLATARLGTGHLPLWEVFIAAFLDEVAAVVGQGLQQAYTPRDENARFLRGKLRVAGQIQRNAHHPERLAVRFADRTPDVPPNRLMKTALLAVQPRIRTAVNQGRARQLLAALDDVTMSDNIRADWQNARSAGRLFSRYEAVLQWAEILLRGHSLLPQSGKYLNLALLYPMETVFEHYVAAGFRRCLTAGELSVQESSRHLVDEHGGERRFRLRPDLIWRQGDRTVILDTKWKTLDASNPATNYGLDPADLYQLYAYGKKYHATELLLLYPANDTFRQPLEPFGYEENLHLRVVPVDLRKSIEATVLQLGLL, translated from the coding sequence GTGACATCCCTCTTCGTCGTATCCGAACACAGCCGCCTTTACCGCGCCGCCGATTTTCCCGGTGCCGAGTGCACGCCGACAGACGCCTACCTGCCGGATGCGGCGTTTACGGCCCTCAAACAGTTCATTGCCGGGGCCGACGCCGATTTCGCCCTTTCGTTCGGCTGGCAGCGTGGCCGGGAGGTCATTCGCACGCGGAACTATGTCGGTCTGCTCGAAACCCGCGACGGCACGCAGCTCGAAATTCTGCCCAAAGGCGGCGGCCAAACGCCGGAGGTGCTGATCCGGATGCTGCGTTGCCTGCCCGACGCCCCGTTCCGGCACCTGGCCACGGCCCGCCTCGGCACGGGCCATCTGCCGCTCTGGGAAGTCTTCATTGCCGCTTTTCTGGACGAAGTCGCGGCCGTCGTCGGGCAGGGCCTGCAGCAGGCGTACACCCCGCGCGACGAAAACGCCCGGTTTCTGCGCGGAAAACTCCGGGTCGCCGGGCAGATTCAGCGGAACGCCCATCATCCCGAACGGCTGGCGGTCCGTTTTGCCGACCGGACGCCGGACGTGCCGCCCAACCGCCTGATGAAAACCGCCCTGCTGGCCGTTCAGCCGCGCATCCGGACCGCCGTTAACCAGGGCCGCGCCCGACAGTTGCTGGCTGCGCTGGATGACGTCACGATGTCGGACAACATCCGGGCGGATTGGCAGAATGCGCGGTCGGCAGGGCGGTTGTTTTCGCGGTACGAGGCGGTGCTGCAATGGGCTGAAATCCTGCTGCGGGGCCATTCGCTGCTGCCCCAATCCGGGAAATACCTGAATCTGGCCCTGCTGTACCCGATGGAAACGGTGTTTGAGCATTACGTGGCCGCAGGGTTCCGGCGCTGCCTGACGGCGGGCGAACTGTCGGTGCAGGAATCGTCGCGGCATCTGGTCGATGAACATGGCGGCGAACGGCGCTTCCGGTTGCGCCCCGACCTGATCTGGCGGCAGGGCGACCGGACGGTGATTCTCGACACCAAATGGAAAACACTCGACGCCTCCAACCCGGCCACCAACTACGGCCTCGACCCCGCCGACCTTTACCAGCTCTACGCCTACGGCAAGAAGTATCACGCTACCGAACTGCTGCTGCTGTACCCCGCCAACGACACGTTCCGGCAGCCACTGGAGCCGTTCGGGTACGAAGAAAACCTGCACCTGCGTGTCGTGCCGGTGGATTTGCGGAAGTCGATCGAAGCGACCGTCCTGCAACTGGGGCTGCTGTGA
- a CDS encoding gluconate:H+ symporter yields MPLVLTFLGILLLVFLIAFVKLDTFISFLLVAVTLGLVSGMEVSAIGKSIQTGIGGTLGDLVLIIGFGAMLGRLVAESGAARRITNMLIGWFGIKNIRWGLALAGFIIGIPLFYNAGFIIVVPLIFTIAASSRLPMLTVAVPMLSALSVAHGYLPPHPSPAAIANQLNADIGRTLIYGIIVSIPAIVIAGPIFGKTLKGFNPKPDRDLFNIREVPDHDLPGAGISFLVALLPVVLLTVFGPLKSRFAGDTFLGKTVALVAEPYMGMLISVLVAVYALGLRRGDTMKAVMKQLEEAVKAAAPILLVIAGAGALKQIFTDSGTSKYIGQMLQGVDLSPLILGWAIAAVIRVCVGSATVAGLTTVGIILPLIQQQTVKPELMVLAIGSGSLMFSHLNDGGFWLFKEYFNLSIKDTIKTWSVMESIVSVVGLAGVLLLNLFV; encoded by the coding sequence ATGCCGCTCGTACTCACCTTTCTGGGCATCCTGCTCCTTGTTTTTCTGATTGCCTTCGTTAAACTCGACACCTTTATTTCCTTCCTGCTGGTCGCCGTCACGCTCGGACTGGTGTCGGGTATGGAAGTTTCGGCCATCGGCAAATCTATCCAGACCGGCATCGGCGGCACGCTGGGCGATCTGGTCCTCATCATCGGATTTGGGGCCATGCTCGGGCGACTGGTGGCCGAGAGCGGGGCCGCCCGCCGCATCACGAACATGCTCATCGGCTGGTTCGGCATCAAAAATATCCGGTGGGGACTGGCGCTGGCGGGCTTCATCATCGGCATTCCGCTGTTTTACAATGCCGGATTTATCATCGTCGTGCCCCTGATTTTCACCATTGCGGCCTCCTCGCGGCTGCCCATGCTGACGGTGGCCGTGCCGATGCTGTCGGCCCTGTCGGTGGCGCACGGGTATCTGCCGCCGCATCCGTCGCCCGCGGCCATCGCCAACCAGCTCAACGCCGACATCGGCCGGACGCTCATCTATGGCATCATTGTGTCCATTCCGGCCATCGTCATTGCGGGGCCAATTTTTGGCAAAACGCTGAAAGGGTTCAACCCCAAACCCGACCGGGACCTGTTCAACATCCGCGAAGTGCCCGACCACGACCTGCCGGGGGCGGGCATCAGCTTTCTGGTGGCCCTGCTGCCGGTGGTGCTGCTGACGGTCTTCGGTCCGCTGAAAAGCCGGTTTGCGGGCGATACCTTCCTCGGCAAAACCGTCGCCCTGGTTGCCGAGCCGTACATGGGAATGCTGATTTCGGTGCTGGTGGCCGTCTACGCGCTGGGGCTGCGCCGGGGCGACACGATGAAAGCCGTCATGAAACAGCTGGAGGAGGCCGTAAAAGCCGCCGCGCCGATTCTGCTTGTCATTGCCGGGGCTGGGGCGCTGAAGCAGATTTTCACCGACAGCGGCACCAGCAAATACATCGGCCAGATGCTTCAGGGCGTTGACCTTTCGCCGCTCATTCTGGGCTGGGCCATTGCGGCCGTTATCCGCGTCTGCGTAGGCTCGGCCACGGTCGCCGGGCTGACGACGGTGGGCATCATTCTGCCCCTGATTCAGCAGCAGACCGTCAAGCCCGAACTGATGGTGCTGGCCATCGGCTCCGGAAGCCTCATGTTCTCGCACCTCAACGACGGCGGTTTCTGGCTGTTCAAGGAATATTTTAACCTGAGTATCAAGGACACGATCAAGACCTGGTCGGTGATGGAATCCATCGTGTCGGTGGTCGGTCTGGCGGGTGTCCTGCTCCTGAATCTGTTCGTATAA